GGCCTTTTTCAGTAGTTGAGGGCAGCAGGTATTCAGAGAAAGTTTTAAAAACCCTGTGGGAATTCCATCTATGCATCCTTTTTTTTCTTTTGTCCTTAGCACCTGCCATAATGGAGAGATGATCTGTGAAACAGCGCCCTGCGCTGGTGAGTGTGGTACAATGCAGCCTACTCATGACATATTGTTGATGATGAATTTGATCAAATATGTTCACTCAGTATTCCTCAGGAAAGTGCGGCCCTGGTCGGATTGAAGCCGGCACCCCAAACAATCAAGAGAGActgtcaacctctctctctctctgtctctctctctctctctctctgtgtctctctttctcagtgGACTGTGGCTGGAGCAGCTGGACCCAGTGGAGCGCCTGCAGCAGGACGTGTGACGTGGGCGTGAGGAGGCGGTACCGCTCGGGGACCAATCCACCGGCTGCGTTCGGGGGGCGTGTCTGCAGGGGCGACAGGGTGGGGATGGACACCTGCAGTCTGGAGCCCTGTCAGGGTAGGGgaggtgacagacagacaccatcGTTACACTCCTACAATAGGCTGGTTCATTTCAATGGCTCCTACAGGTGTTTTCTTGGTCATTACAATATACAATATAAATAGAATGAGTAGGAATGACATACAGTAGATCTAAATCCCACATGGGTTACGACGGTGATTGTGCAATAGAAAGAATTCAGAGAGATTATGTGAATATTGCATATTGTATGGCCACTGGTCCACATACCTATACTTATGCTGGAAATGTCTCACCCACAATGTCtacatcaatgtgtgtgtgtgtgtgtgtgtgtgtgtgtgtgtgtgcctatgccAGGTGTGAAGGAGCCATGGAGTGTATGGTCAGAGTGTTCGGTGACGTGTGGAGGGGGGTACAGGAACAGGACACGGGGACCCCAAAGAACCCATGGTACTGCCCAGCAGTTCTCTGCCTGTAACCTGCAGCCCTGTGGTGAGTACAGAGAGAGCGGGAAGGAGTAACCAGGCTCTGATCTCCAACTCTGACTTACAGTATGACCATGTCTTATGAGCTTTGAGGATGTTATATTTGGATATTCATGTATTCCTTTCTTTCTCTTGATGCTGACACCGAGTGCAGCATCTCTCTCTGAAGCAGACCAGGCCACCTTGAGTACCCTTATTGATTCAAGATCATAGATAGGCATACCAAAAAGACCTACAGACACACTAAAATGTTCCAGAAGCGACTATATACTGGAACTATGCTGTATATATCTACGCAGCTATGCGATGGTCTTTCACACTTGAtctggggcagcaggtagcctagtggttacaGCATTGAAGCGAATGGTCGCTGattcgaatacccgagccgacaaggtgaaatatctgtcgacgtgcccttgagcaaggcacttaaccctaatgctCCAGcggtgccgtactactatggctgaccctgaaaaacaacacatttcactgcacctatccggtgtatgtggcaatacatacttttttttatgAAGGCTGAATTTGGTGCCATGTTTTTGCTGAGCTTCTTTCTTGATGTTCCTATGAGTTTTGACTGCACCCCAAATtgcattgattgattggttgattgattgaggCGTTGTCATCTCATCCACCCTGTGTTAGGTGATGGGACGGGCTGTCCTGGGGGACAGGTGCGGACGGTGTGTGTGGAGGGGCCGGTCACCTGCTCTGACATCAGTATGGATTATGAGAGGAATTGTACACCGGGCTGTCAGTGTCCACACGGCACTGTCCTGCAGGTCTTTCTGTCtatgctctcacacacacacatgcaaactgGACATGAACATGGATCTTCTGCGTGCCACAAAACTGTGTtaacccactgagctaaagcctgggCAATAGCTCAAAGAGAAAACGGACCGTTCTCTGTTTCCTTAGGATGgcaagtgtgtgtgggtgtctcagTGTCGCTGTGATGTGGATGGGGAGCAGTATGAACCTGGAGATGTCGTACCTAGGGACTGCAACAACTGGTATTGGGAGTTGTAATACACCtatacagtagtatacagtagtatacagaagcatacagtagcatacagtagtatacagtagtatagcATCACATAGTATGTACGTGAAACTATTTCATTATATTAAACCTGAATAgacctctgactgtttctctcctctccttcacagCACATGTGATTCTGGGAGGCTGGTAAACTGCACTCAACTCAGCTGTAATGGTGAGTAGGGCATTGGCTTACTAAAAAGTAGAGAGAAGTAGGAGGAAACCACAAGGGGGAAATTGGTTTTGATACAGAAATTAGTTTTTCTCGCAATTTGCTTTGTATTTGGTTATTGTTGCAGTTCCTAGCTTTAACCcaaacctaaccataaccaccCCCTCTCACAGTGGACGGTCAGTGGTCTTCCTGGACCCCCTGGGGCCAGTGTTCAGTGAGGTGTGGACCAGGTCTCCAGTCCCGCTACAGGTTCTGTTCTAGTCCACAGCGGTCTGGGAGTGGTCTGCCCTGTATCGGACCTGACCACCAAGACCAGCTGTGTATGACTGCTCCCTGTGATCGTGAGTAATGCCTTAATGAAGTGCTCTCTTTATATCTTTGAATGATAAATACATTACTGAATTAGgttacactttatttggatagtccggatttttcatctgtagatgctctacagatggtcatatgatcaacaaactatctgttgataagcaactgcttgctaaggttacggttaggtttagaataagggttagggtaagggttagggctagggttaagtttagggttaggataagggttaaagttagggttagagctagggttagtagatagtaagttgaaatgttactgataatctttacagatggactatctacagatggactatccaaattaAGTGTTACCCTGAATTATTGACACATACTATATAATTTGAAGTGGTggcttttacatttttttatggaTTATCTATGACGATTCAGCACACAACCGTTTTTGGAGTAGAATAATAATTTGATTGAGCATTAGTCCTGTACAGTActcacccttttttttttttgctacttTGGTTTAGCCTGTGTTGTGTCATGGTCTTTACAGGTAATGGTGGCTGGGGGGAGTGGAGCAACTGGACAGACTGCACCAAGTCATGTGGTGGGGGTGTTCAGAGCAGACGCCGGGATTGTGATAGCCCCAGtccagagggagagggggactaCTGTGAGGGGCTGGGCACAGAAGTCATCTCCTGCAACACTGACCACTGCCCAGGTACGCAATCAgaatgtatgtgagtgtgtgtgtttgtttgtgtttgtgttaagTGCCACTTTTATAGTCATTTGAGAtggtaaaacatatttttttattaaacatgtgatctttatgacagaatgttaaaagtAGGTGAAATTACACTACCCAAGGCACTCTATTTGTGGAATGACACATCATTTTACTGTTCCACTGTTACAGACAGAGGTGGTATCAGCTCTAACTATGCTGTTCCACCACTACAGAGACTTTCTCTGGTAAAATCCTCAGATGTTTACTACAAAAGCAGGGAAAGACTCTCTTGGTGAaattgtgtgtaaatgtgtgtaggtGGGTGTTATTAACAGGGTCAGAGAATGACAGCTTTCCTCTTTCCCAGTCCAGCTGCACTCTGATCCTCTGGGGTCTCAGTCTATTTGAGAGAGGGACGCTTTGCTCTGATGAGGAACGAGCTTTATATACTCCTTTGTTATTTTCTACACGCCAGTGTCCTCTCCTTAAGGCGGTGGCCCCCTTCCACTGGTCAGACTCTGTGGCCACACCAACAGACCATAAGATACTGTCCCCAACCTCAACGTCCCAGCTGTGTGTCCCTGAGTTAAAGCCCTCAGAACCCAGAACCGATCGGTACTTATCAAATCTCTCTGGGTTGTCAGGAAGCTGCAGTGTCTCCGTACTATGTCTCAAACTAATCAGGTTGTCAGACAGGATGAGATGGGGGTGAGCAGTGTTGGGGTCTAGAGTCACAGGAGTGAACTGAATAATCTCCTGCATCTTCTCCCAGACTCTGAACTGCAGGTTGCCCAGGTATTTGGCCACATCTATCAGCGCTCCTGAAACCCTCTCTGGATCCATTGGTGTGCACTCCAGAGCTCTTTTCTTTATAGCCTGGTAATTCCGTATAAACGCTATGTCTTCCCCTCTCAGCTCCACCTTTATGTCTCTGATTGTGTCTGAAAGGGATGATATCTCTCTGCTCATCTCTTCAATGTTCCTCTTCATCATCcgactcttcctctcctcttcctccttcagtGCAGCAATCCTGACTACCCTTTCATCTCTTAAGAACTGGTGAAGTATTTTAAATTCCTCCATGATCTGTTTTTCTGTGTGCTGGGCCTGGCTTCTGATGTGCTGTTCTGTTTTATCGCAAGTTAGTTTCACTGCATCAAAGACCTTCAGCTTCTCCTGTAAGACCTTCAGCACAGACGTAAGTTCCTCCTTGTAGTTCTGTGCAGCCTCATCCACGGGACAGAACTTATGGTTTGCGTGTTTTCTAGAAGTCTGACACACCACACATGCAGGCTGATTATCCTCTACACAGAAGAGCTTGAGTTTCTCACCGTGCAGACTGCAGACCACCTCAGACCCTGCTGAagctcccccctcctctttctgACTTCTCTCCTGTAAGAAGGATTCACACAGGTTTCTCAGCGCcagtgtcgtatatgatgaatggtggcaattattgctgtcaacaaaaggagtcggctcatactgaacattgatcataaggtttattcagaccacaagcttcagcatgagtttacagacacgcgtggtccggagagcagtgtcgttcaattctaatgtctgctctgtcctatcttcttcgtgtacccctatttataaccaatgcaacaagatgggctccctctgctggccagtttacaatacacttcctgtctattatatgttacattatactaaccattgtcttgtgatactaacataaccaacattccatttcgtcatgaaaaacatttaacaaaggcataatcttcagatacgacattcccccctttcgagacgaaataaacgtctcgaaaacaaacagaataagattatgactattaaccatttatctccttgagtatctttaacattaaaccaaacaccttctcctctagagtgtaaatacctttctatgaaatacctgtttatgaagtgtgaatacattactatgacatatgaagaaatctctatggagtgtaagagcgaaaaactgtccagcagccatccatccatatcaatcaagacagtaaaattctctcacggtccctctgccccaggcaaccaccgtcggtactccagataacctcattaaccatgtaaatgcatttgaaactatgatgtaattaaatacacatgtaaacaaaatcctatccataaatatccattgtacggctggtcaacccatcgaatcgtacaatgaatctctcccttcctagaccttctctgtccctaaacattcaccgaaataaacaaaagcatctaagatcctcatctgcattcaataacatcaaacatcattctactaaaatcaatacctaagaatatgacacaattatgtattacacatcaaatatgtctatatttcattgcagacactggaatgtagtccactacacttcatctcctccgtattctcctcctccaatctcgacttccactgcatcgttgatgatggaatcagccacaccctccttgtttcatctcctccagtcatattgtcccttcatattgtctttgtttgagtcacatgttcccccaaatgcttctggaatgaaaagaaacgaccaaacagtatcctttgcaaaacaacattttcaaattaaacctccacatcaatttaaaagaatataaaaatgacatatcaatgatgtatgaatcacattatccattcccccctttattcataaaatcattctaaaatcatattaaaatcagcctacaaaatgttttctttgaaacaataaacataaaatgatcaaataatcaaaaaggatatttatccatcagttccacttgtcaatctttatccagatcaggaacagtcaacaccggcatctgagtgttgtctccaggcaccacttctccaacctatctcaatctcataactttatcaaaagtcagtacaaacatcacacagtgttatcaaagctgaaactaaaatctgacccatcactgcccctactggcctaactgatcttgcaaccaaatcttaTCAGATCTctcaaatgttacaccatatcatggaagaggtccccccttctcccttagactcattctccaatggtaggcttgaagactatgacatgtagccatgtcacccttttaaccctagatttagctgtgttcggtgctaactctcttttaatggtaaaagcctcatatggaagcttcaatgttgacatgtaaccaaatcctgtccatccctaatgtaagaatatagatgctttatcacccccaaacccctaaatatctctaaaattctcacattgtcagtcaaaagctaatcatttaaccatcaaagtcctgcttttctactacctggtacataaaaattacattatatttgtcatctctaaccttatgttcatgcttatccaaagttatcatatagcatcccaatatgatatt
This sequence is a window from Coregonus clupeaformis isolate EN_2021a chromosome 7, ASM2061545v1, whole genome shotgun sequence. Protein-coding genes within it:
- the LOC121569140 gene encoding nuclear factor 7, brain-like — encoded protein: MAAKSSLLEENLCCPVCCDIFKDPVILSCSHSYCNECLQEYWRQRKVNECPVCRKRFGSGAAHRNLALRNLCESFLQERSQKEEGGASAGSEVVCSLHGEKLKLFCVEDNQPACVVCQTSRKHANHKFCPVDEAAQNYKEELTSVLKVLQEKLKVFDAVKLTCDKTEQHIRSQAQHTEKQIMEEFKILHQFLRDERVVRIAALKEEEERKSRMMKRNIEEMSREISSLSDTIRDIKVELRGEDIAFIRNYQAIKKRALECTPMDPERVSGALIDVAKYLGNLQFRVWEKMQEIIQFTPVTLDPNTAHPHLILSDNLISLRHSTETLQLPDNPERFDKYRSVLGSEGFNSGTHSWDVEVGDSILWSVGVATESDQWKGATALRRGHWRVENNKGVYKARSSSEQSVPLSNRLRPQRIRVQLDWERGKLSFSDPVNNTHLHTFTHNFTKRVFPCFCSKHLRILPEKVSVVVEQHS